One Flavobacterium sp. 90 DNA segment encodes these proteins:
- a CDS encoding endonuclease yields MKKLYSFLFLLVFTATFAQIPSGYYNTATGTGYTLKTQLYNIIKGHTDNGYAGLYTTYQTSDVDNFYENDGTVLDMYSENPSGTDPYNYSTGSTQRCGNYSVEGDCYNREHIIPQSVFNEQSPMVADAHFITPTDGKVNGMRSNYPHGTVGSATYTSQNGGKLGSSSVSGYSGTVFEPINEFKGDIARMYFYFATRYENTVAGYSYAMFDGSSNKVFTTAFLNMLLAWNAQDPVSAREIARNNAIYTRQNNRNPYIDHPEYVNQIWGGTAPSGDTQAPTAPTSLASTTKTSTSITVSWTASTDNVGVTGYDVYANSALKTTVSGLTATITGLTASTSYSIYVKAKDAAGNASASSNTIAVTTNSSGTGGTATELLFSEYIEGSGNNKALEIANNTGASVSLSVYTVKKQTNGAGAWSTGLTLSGTLATGSKFTIVNSSMASSCYPKSSANISTTATELTFNGNDAVGLFKNGVLIDIIGTFNGGTANFAADVTLRRKSTVTAPSTTFNLASQWDSFTTDTCSNLGAKLVKDTALETPETIADSNEFILYPNPSNGNFTIYFNNAEAPYSIEIISILGQKIFERSNIADSLSTINNLPKGIYIVHISKGSENFNKKILIN; encoded by the coding sequence ATGAAAAAACTCTACTCATTTTTATTTTTACTCGTTTTTACAGCAACATTTGCGCAAATTCCGTCTGGTTATTACAACACAGCAACCGGAACAGGATACACTTTAAAAACTCAATTGTACAACATTATTAAAGGACATACTGATAATGGATATGCAGGATTGTATACCACATATCAAACCTCTGATGTTGATAATTTTTATGAAAATGATGGAACCGTTCTCGATATGTATTCTGAAAACCCATCAGGAACAGATCCTTACAATTACAGTACTGGAAGTACACAAAGATGTGGCAATTATTCTGTAGAAGGCGACTGTTATAATAGAGAACATATTATTCCGCAATCGGTATTTAATGAGCAATCTCCAATGGTTGCCGATGCGCATTTTATCACTCCAACCGATGGAAAAGTAAACGGAATGCGTTCTAATTATCCACATGGAACTGTAGGTTCAGCAACTTATACTTCACAAAACGGAGGAAAATTAGGATCAAGTTCTGTATCTGGATATTCAGGAACCGTTTTTGAACCAATTAATGAATTTAAAGGCGATATTGCCAGAATGTACTTTTATTTTGCAACTCGTTACGAAAATACAGTTGCAGGATATTCGTATGCTATGTTTGATGGTTCAAGCAACAAAGTATTTACTACGGCATTTTTGAATATGCTTTTGGCCTGGAATGCTCAAGATCCAGTAAGTGCGAGAGAAATTGCAAGAAACAATGCTATTTATACACGTCAGAATAATAGAAATCCATATATCGATCATCCGGAATATGTAAATCAAATTTGGGGCGGAACTGCTCCTTCAGGAGATACTCAGGCGCCAACAGCTCCAACGAGTTTAGCTTCCACAACTAAAACTTCAACATCTATTACAGTTTCATGGACAGCTTCTACAGATAATGTTGGCGTTACAGGTTATGATGTTTATGCAAATAGTGCTTTAAAAACGACTGTTTCAGGATTAACAGCAACTATAACTGGTTTAACAGCTTCTACAAGTTATTCGATTTATGTAAAAGCAAAAGATGCTGCCGGAAATGCTTCTGCGTCAAGCAATACAATTGCCGTTACAACAAATAGCAGCGGAACTGGTGGAACTGCAACTGAATTATTATTCTCTGAATACATAGAAGGTTCAGGAAACAACAAAGCTTTAGAAATTGCCAATAATACAGGCGCTTCTGTGAGTTTATCAGTTTACACCGTAAAAAAACAAACGAATGGCGCCGGAGCATGGAGCACAGGTTTAACTTTGAGCGGAACATTAGCAACCGGAAGTAAATTTACAATCGTAAACAGCTCAATGGCTTCAAGCTGTTACCCAAAAAGTTCAGCAAATATTTCTACAACCGCAACTGAATTGACTTTTAACGGAAATGACGCTGTTGGTTTATTCAAAAATGGCGTTTTGATAGATATCATCGGGACTTTTAATGGCGGAACTGCAAATTTTGCAGCTGATGTTACTTTAAGAAGAAAATCTACAGTTACAGCTCCAAGTACTACTTTTAATTTGGCATCACAATGGGATTCATTTACCACAGACACATGTTCTAACTTAGGTGCAAAATTAGTTAAAGATACAGCACTTGAAACACCGGAAACTATAGCTGATTCAAATGAATTTATTTTATATCCAAATCCTTCAAACGGAAACTTCACAATCTATTTCAATAATGCAGAAGCACCCTATTCTATCGAGATAATTTCAATATTAGGTCAGAAAATATTTGAGAGATCAAATATCGCAGATTCATTATCAACGATAAATAATTTACCGAAAGGTATCTACATTGTTCATATTAGTAAAGGTTCTGAAAATTTCAACAAAAAGATCCTTATCAACTAA